Proteins from one Leptospira fletcheri genomic window:
- a CDS encoding acyltransferase family protein → MENSIRKRLLSLDALRGFTVAGMILVNNPGSWSAMYSPLRHTKWNGCTPTDLVFPFFLFSVGVSVSLSFAPEGRNVLKIWKRSLTLFGIGLFLHWFGEWDLSGLRIPGVLQRISFVYFFTALLYPLDRKFRVSILGILLFGYWILLSFITPPGSMVPNLEPNSNWGAWLDRSIFGEAHLWKSSRTWDPEGLLGSVSAVSTALLGTMFGDAVRFGERKKIPISQTAFYCGVAGLLLLVLGGLWDRIFPINKSLWTSSYVVWTAGWAALLFGFFLFLEARTETIRNAIFFPWLPFGRNAILVFFGSGILARSLNLITIPGGTGKPASLKHFLFQVGFAGWAPTQEFASFSYALANLLFWFAILYWLDRKKLYWKI, encoded by the coding sequence TTGGAAAATTCAATTCGCAAAAGACTCCTTTCTCTAGACGCGCTGCGAGGGTTCACCGTTGCGGGAATGATTCTCGTCAACAATCCGGGCTCTTGGTCGGCGATGTACTCTCCCCTGCGCCATACGAAGTGGAACGGCTGCACTCCTACCGACTTGGTTTTTCCTTTTTTTCTTTTTTCCGTGGGAGTTTCCGTTTCTCTTTCCTTCGCTCCGGAGGGAAGGAACGTTCTGAAAATCTGGAAGCGTTCCTTGACGCTCTTCGGGATCGGATTGTTTTTACATTGGTTTGGAGAATGGGATCTTTCCGGATTGAGGATCCCGGGAGTATTACAGAGAATCTCGTTCGTGTATTTTTTTACCGCGCTCCTGTATCCGTTGGATAGAAAGTTTCGGGTTTCGATTCTTGGGATTTTACTCTTCGGTTATTGGATCTTGTTAAGTTTCATCACTCCTCCTGGCTCTATGGTTCCGAATTTGGAACCGAATTCGAATTGGGGAGCGTGGCTGGATAGGTCGATTTTCGGAGAAGCCCATTTGTGGAAGTCCTCACGAACTTGGGATCCGGAAGGCTTGCTCGGTTCTGTCAGTGCGGTTTCCACTGCCTTACTCGGCACAATGTTCGGAGATGCGGTTCGCTTCGGAGAGAGAAAGAAAATTCCGATTTCTCAAACCGCATTTTATTGCGGGGTCGCGGGCCTCTTACTCTTGGTTTTAGGGGGATTATGGGATCGGATTTTTCCGATCAATAAGAGCCTTTGGACTTCCAGCTATGTCGTCTGGACGGCCGGCTGGGCGGCCTTGCTATTCGGATTTTTTTTGTTTCTGGAAGCCCGAACAGAGACGATACGGAACGCGATTTTCTTTCCTTGGTTGCCTTTCGGCAGGAACGCCATATTGGTTTTTTTCGGTTCGGGAATTCTGGCTAGATCCTTGAATTTGATTACGATACCTGGGGGAACCGGCAAACCGGCTTCCTTGAAACATTTTCTCTTTCAGGTAGGGTTTGCCGGCTGGGCGCCGACTCAGGAATTCGCATCCTTTTCTTATGCGTTAGCGAATCTACTTTTTTGGTTCGCGATCCTGTATTGGCTCGATCGGAAAAAATTATACTGGAAGATCTAA